The Gemmatimonadota bacterium genome has a window encoding:
- the rfbC gene encoding dTDP-4-dehydrorhamnose 3,5-epimerase produces MPFEFEHLDIPDVILVRAKRFSDDRGFFVETYKRDDFAANGILETFAQDNHSRSTRGVLRGLHYQKAPRAQGKLIQVFKGEIYDVAVDIRRGSPTYGQSIGIHLSEARSELLYIPPGFAHGFCVLSEVADFTYKCTDIYAPETYRGISWDDPDLDISWPIKNPILSRRDQSLPPLKEADNNFIY; encoded by the coding sequence ATGCCCTTTGAATTTGAGCACCTCGACATCCCCGACGTCATCCTCGTTCGCGCAAAGCGATTTTCCGATGATCGCGGTTTTTTTGTTGAAACGTACAAACGAGACGATTTCGCGGCTAATGGCATCTTAGAAACTTTCGCTCAGGATAACCACTCTCGCTCTACCCGCGGCGTGCTGCGCGGATTGCACTACCAAAAAGCCCCTCGCGCACAGGGCAAACTCATCCAGGTGTTCAAAGGCGAAATATACGATGTTGCCGTCGATATTCGTCGGGGATCCCCCACTTATGGCCAGTCGATCGGCATTCATCTTTCCGAAGCGCGATCCGAACTCCTTTATATCCCCCCCGGCTTTGCACACGGATTTTGCGTTCTCAGCGAGGTGGCGGACTTCACATATAAATGTACGGATATTTACGCGCCAGAGACCTATCGCGGTATTTCTTGGGATGATCCCGACTTAGATATTTCCTGGCCCATAAAAAATCCAATCCTTTCCAGGCGCGATCAAAGCCTCCCCCCACTCAAAGAGGCGGACAACAATTTTATTTACTGA
- the purB gene encoding adenylosuccinate lyase, producing the protein MTLTALSPLDNRYTSRLTDLVPCLSHFALIAYRVQIEIEWLRFQSEHPALTHVRTFTDAEHQILKSWIDTFDEQQAQRVVAIERVTNHDVKSVEYYVRERLEETSLADVCEAVHFCCTSEDISNLAHALMIKTAIKNVFLPLAQEVTDITSQLAQDTKNLPVLARTHGQPATPTTMGKELAVFAYRWQRQIKQATQLEYLGKFNGATGNYNAHVAAYPEVCWHDLARDFVQRLGLTFNPLTTQIESHDYMAEVFHLIIRFNTIALDFARDMWTYISLSYFRQKTVASEVGSSTMPHKVNPIDFENAEANLGISTALLEHLSTKLPVSRLQRDLSDSSASRNIGPAIGHGCLALKSILNGLGKVAIDKQAIASDLENAWEILGEAVQTVMRKAGYENAYELMKGLTRGTEITKDDLDSFLNTLDLPQADLKNLKNLTPQSYIGLAPQLVDDIL; encoded by the coding sequence ATGACTCTCACCGCACTCTCTCCCCTCGACAATCGCTACACGAGCCGCTTGACAGACCTCGTTCCCTGTCTGTCTCATTTTGCGCTAATAGCCTACCGCGTACAGATCGAAATCGAATGGTTGCGCTTCCAATCAGAGCATCCCGCACTCACACACGTCCGCACATTCACCGATGCTGAACACCAGATATTGAAGTCATGGATAGATACTTTCGACGAACAGCAGGCCCAGCGCGTTGTTGCAATTGAAAGGGTCACCAATCACGATGTTAAATCTGTCGAATACTATGTCAGAGAACGCCTTGAAGAAACATCGCTCGCCGACGTATGTGAAGCCGTGCATTTTTGCTGCACCTCTGAAGACATCAGCAATCTCGCCCACGCGCTCATGATCAAAACTGCTATCAAAAATGTCTTTCTTCCACTGGCACAAGAAGTTACAGATATTACTTCACAACTCGCACAAGACACTAAAAACCTTCCTGTACTCGCGCGCACACACGGTCAGCCCGCCACCCCGACCACAATGGGCAAAGAACTCGCCGTATTTGCCTATCGCTGGCAGCGGCAAATCAAACAGGCCACACAGCTCGAATACCTCGGCAAATTCAATGGCGCCACCGGCAATTACAACGCGCATGTCGCGGCTTATCCCGAAGTGTGCTGGCACGACCTCGCCCGCGATTTCGTCCAGCGTCTCGGTCTCACATTCAATCCCCTCACCACTCAAATTGAATCGCACGATTATATGGCCGAAGTTTTTCACCTGATCATCCGATTCAACACTATCGCACTCGACTTTGCCCGCGACATGTGGACCTATATATCCCTATCCTATTTCCGCCAGAAAACAGTCGCATCAGAAGTCGGATCCTCGACCATGCCCCACAAAGTCAATCCCATCGACTTTGAAAATGCCGAAGCCAATCTGGGCATCAGCACGGCCCTGCTCGAACATCTATCTACCAAATTACCCGTCTCGCGCCTTCAGCGCGACCTGTCCGATTCCTCAGCCAGTCGCAATATTGGTCCGGCCATCGGTCATGGGTGTCTCGCCCTGAAATCCATCCTGAATGGTCTGGGCAAGGTCGCCATCGACAAACAGGCCATTGCCAGCGATCTCGAAAACGCCTGGGAAATCCTCGGCGAAGCCGTGCAAACTGTCATGCGAAAAGCCGGATATGAAAACGCCTATGAGCTTATGAAAGGCCTCACCCGGGGCACAGAGATTACAAAGGACGATCTCGACAGCTTTCTCAATACTCTCGACCTTCCACAAGCAGACCTCAAAAATCTGAAAAATCTAACGCCTCAATCCTATATAGGGCTTGCCCCGCAGCTTGTGGATGATATCTTGTAA